A region from the Salicibibacter cibarius genome encodes:
- a CDS encoding YneF family protein, with the protein MSTIWVVLIAMAALLVGLVGGFFIARKTMVNYMKKNPPINEQMLRVMMMQMGQNPSQKKINQMMKAMQKEQGKK; encoded by the coding sequence ATGAGTACGATTTGGGTTGTTTTGATCGCGATGGCAGCCTTGCTCGTAGGTCTTGTGGGAGGGTTTTTCATTGCCCGGAAAACAATGGTCAATTATATGAAGAAAAACCCGCCTATCAATGAACAAATGCTACGTGTGATGATGATGCAAATGGGCCAAAATCCATCCCAAAAGAAGATCAATCAAATGATGAAAGCCATGCAAAAAGAACAGGGAAAAAAATAA
- the sirA gene encoding sporulation inhibitor of replication protein SirA: MHRYDIYLLKPGIARQFIQLENKLFQLFKEYETVPSLHHEVQKQVDYICQPISIHHLGEWLSSAQITPFPQGRDDGLVYYLEESESVKLMLSERRVQIWSTLHMEDEWPWFDQLQAYDPYFFACDVERGRYGWLKPIKMHTHLFG, encoded by the coding sequence TTGCATCGATATGACATCTATCTTTTGAAGCCCGGAATCGCTCGGCAATTTATCCAATTGGAAAACAAACTCTTCCAACTTTTTAAAGAGTATGAGACAGTCCCCTCCCTTCACCATGAGGTTCAAAAACAAGTCGATTATATTTGTCAGCCGATTTCCATTCATCATTTGGGGGAATGGCTTTCTTCCGCGCAAATAACTCCCTTTCCACAGGGGAGGGACGATGGTCTCGTCTATTATTTGGAAGAGAGCGAAAGCGTAAAATTAATGCTCTCTGAAAGAAGAGTGCAAATTTGGAGCACCCTCCATATGGAGGATGAATGGCCATGGTTCGATCAATTGCAGGCGTATGACCCTTACTTTTTTGCTTGTGATGTCGAACGGGGAAGATACGGGTGGTTGAAACCGATCAAAATGCATACCCATCTTTTCGGTTAA
- the tkt gene encoding transketolase, with the protein MTSNIEQRAINTIRTLSIDSVNRANAGHPGLPMGAAPMAFALWSRHLKHNPAKPGWWDRDRFVLSAGHGSMLLYSMLHLSGYDLSLEELKNFRQMGSKTPGHPEYGHTAGVDATTGPLGQGIAMSVGMAMAEAHLAATYNREGYELFNHFTYVICSDGDVMEGVASESASLAGHQQLGRLIVLYDSNDISLDGDLNRAFSEDVCKRYEAYGWHTIFIEDGNDVEAIDRAIKEAKEDPRPSFIEVKTVIGFGSPNRAGTNEAHGKPLGDEEATLVKEAYEWDHEPFHIPDDVLSFFEKKQDEAVDGYQQWMKTFEGYSKAFPEKAEELRRAFDRDWQTDQLEALPSYVAGEDTLATRKASGATIQAISSQVDGLFGGSADLASSNNTLMDAYEDFTKDNREGRNVWFGVREFATAAALNGIALHGGLHAYGATFLVFSDYMRPAIRLSALMGVPVTYVFTHDSIAVGEDGPTHEPIEQVPSLRAVPNLSVIRPADGNETVAAWRLSLEAKDHPTALVLTRQGLPTMTDAESTYENVKKGAYILADADRPAAAIVATGSEVALAMGVKERLSEQGIAIRVISMPCRDLFEKQPEAYRQSVIDNAIPTVTLEAAATFGWERYAGANGKAIGIDQFGASAPGNVVMEAFGFHEENIANEVKALTEQ; encoded by the coding sequence TTGACTTCAAACATAGAACAACGCGCCATTAATACGATACGGACATTGTCCATCGACAGTGTCAATCGAGCAAATGCAGGCCACCCGGGATTGCCCATGGGTGCGGCGCCGATGGCTTTTGCATTATGGTCGAGGCATCTCAAACATAACCCGGCAAAACCGGGATGGTGGGATCGGGACCGTTTTGTTTTATCCGCAGGCCACGGCTCCATGTTGCTGTACAGTATGCTCCATTTAAGCGGATACGACTTGAGCCTCGAGGAGTTGAAAAACTTCCGGCAAATGGGGAGCAAAACGCCCGGCCATCCCGAGTACGGACATACGGCAGGGGTAGATGCGACGACCGGCCCTCTCGGACAAGGCATTGCCATGTCGGTAGGGATGGCTATGGCAGAGGCCCATTTGGCCGCTACGTACAACCGTGAAGGGTATGAATTATTTAACCATTTTACGTATGTGATTTGCAGTGATGGGGATGTCATGGAAGGAGTCGCTTCGGAATCCGCTTCTTTAGCCGGCCACCAGCAATTGGGACGGTTGATTGTGCTTTACGATTCCAATGATATTTCGCTCGACGGCGATTTGAATCGCGCGTTTTCGGAGGATGTTTGCAAGCGATATGAAGCGTATGGTTGGCACACGATCTTTATCGAAGACGGTAATGATGTTGAGGCTATTGACCGCGCGATTAAAGAGGCGAAAGAAGATCCCCGTCCGAGTTTTATCGAAGTAAAAACCGTGATCGGTTTCGGTTCGCCAAACCGTGCAGGCACAAATGAAGCACATGGGAAGCCGCTTGGAGATGAAGAAGCCACGCTCGTAAAAGAAGCATACGAATGGGATCACGAACCGTTCCATATTCCCGATGATGTTCTCAGCTTTTTTGAAAAGAAACAAGACGAAGCCGTCGATGGGTATCAACAATGGATGAAAACATTTGAGGGGTACAGCAAGGCATTTCCGGAAAAAGCTGAAGAACTCAGGCGCGCGTTTGACCGTGATTGGCAAACGGATCAGCTCGAAGCGTTGCCGAGTTATGTTGCCGGAGAAGATACACTTGCCACCCGAAAAGCCTCAGGGGCAACGATTCAGGCGATTTCGTCTCAAGTGGACGGGCTGTTCGGTGGTTCTGCTGACCTCGCCTCTTCCAATAATACATTGATGGACGCGTATGAAGATTTTACGAAGGACAACCGTGAAGGCCGTAATGTCTGGTTTGGGGTGAGGGAATTTGCCACCGCGGCCGCTTTAAACGGCATTGCCCTTCACGGAGGGTTGCATGCGTATGGAGCAACCTTTCTCGTCTTTTCCGATTATATGCGACCGGCCATTCGCTTGTCGGCGTTAATGGGCGTGCCCGTTACGTATGTTTTTACTCATGACAGCATCGCGGTCGGAGAAGACGGGCCTACGCATGAACCGATTGAGCAGGTGCCATCCTTGCGCGCGGTGCCGAACCTTTCCGTCATCCGACCGGCGGATGGGAACGAAACTGTTGCAGCTTGGCGGCTTTCGCTGGAAGCGAAGGATCACCCGACTGCTTTGGTATTAACGCGGCAAGGGCTGCCGACAATGACGGATGCGGAGAGTACGTATGAAAACGTGAAAAAAGGCGCGTATATTTTGGCGGACGCCGACCGGCCGGCGGCGGCGATTGTCGCGACAGGATCGGAAGTTGCGCTCGCCATGGGCGTAAAGGAGAGACTTTCTGAACAAGGGATTGCCATTCGCGTCATCAGTATGCCGTGCCGGGATTTATTTGAAAAACAACCGGAAGCTTACCGGCAATCGGTCATCGACAACGCCATTCCGACGGTCACGTTGGAAGCGGCGGCTACGTTCGGATGGGAGCGTTATGCCGGAGCGAACGGCAAGGCGATCGGCATCGATCAATTCGGCGCTTCAGCCCCCGGCAACGTTGTTATGGAAGCCTTCGGATTTCACGAAGAAAATATCGCAAATGAAGTGAAAGCCTTAACAGAACAGTAA
- a CDS encoding DUF896 domain-containing protein encodes MISDEKLDRINELAKRQKTTGLTADEQDEQKDLREEYLQNFRTSFKQQIQNVSVVDENGNEVTPEKLRNAKGNRRSY; translated from the coding sequence TTGATATCCGATGAAAAGCTTGACCGTATTAATGAACTAGCCAAACGACAGAAAACGACGGGGTTGACTGCAGATGAGCAAGACGAACAAAAAGACTTGCGGGAAGAATATCTACAGAACTTCAGAACCTCTTTTAAACAGCAGATTCAAAATGTATCTGTCGTCGATGAGAACGGAAACGAAGTAACCCCGGAAAAATTACGTAATGCAAAAGGCAACCGCCGTTCTTATTAA
- the lexA gene encoding transcriptional repressor LexA: protein MKKLSQRQETILEFIKDNVKKKGYPPSVREIGEAVNLASSSTVHGHLARLEKKGYIRRDPTKPRAIEVLHLDEDGNEIAEADKPASAYVPLIGKVTAGVPITAVENVESYMPLPDDFVGSDQVFMLTIEGDSMIDAGILDGDQVIVRQQPTADNGDIIVAMTDEQEATVKRFYNEGDHIRLQPENQTLEPIILDNCQVLGKVSGVFRTIS from the coding sequence ATGAAAAAGCTTTCGCAACGACAAGAAACGATCCTTGAGTTTATTAAAGACAACGTGAAAAAGAAAGGATATCCACCCTCTGTAAGAGAAATCGGCGAAGCAGTCAACCTTGCCTCAAGCTCAACCGTGCACGGCCATTTGGCTCGATTGGAAAAGAAGGGGTATATCCGCAGAGACCCGACCAAACCAAGGGCAATTGAAGTTCTTCATCTCGATGAAGATGGAAACGAAATAGCCGAAGCAGACAAGCCGGCAAGTGCTTATGTTCCTTTGATCGGTAAAGTAACCGCGGGCGTTCCCATTACAGCTGTCGAAAATGTAGAGAGCTATATGCCGTTGCCCGACGATTTTGTCGGAAGTGACCAGGTGTTCATGCTCACCATTGAAGGAGACAGTATGATTGACGCGGGGATTCTTGATGGAGATCAAGTGATTGTACGCCAACAACCGACCGCAGATAACGGTGATATTATCGTAGCGATGACAGACGAACAAGAAGCAACCGTCAAACGCTTTTATAATGAAGGGGACCACATCCGATTACAGCCCGAAAACCAAACATTGGAACCGATCATTCTTGACAATTGCCAAGTGCTCGGAAAAGTAAGCGGTGTCTTCCGTACGATTTCGTAA
- a CDS encoding MBL fold metallo-hydrolase, producing MQVYEKENVTCVKMDVVLGGKKTNTVYSFLVDGMLVDTGPPRMEPDLIPFYEAHAIDFVVLTHSHEDHSGTAPWLQQNHGVPIYVHPKGVDICAQDSPYPKYRQMTWGKRKGFQTTPLESAIRSQNREWKVIYTPGHADDHVAFFDEENRTLFAGDLFVAPKPKVIMSSESIPQTMDSIRTLLAYDFESLFCCHAGYVENGKEMLKQKLDHLENLSQEVKHLHKEGLSVEEIRDNFYPKKYPIISVSGGEWDSLHIVSSILENEY from the coding sequence TTGCAAGTATATGAAAAGGAAAATGTGACTTGTGTAAAAATGGACGTTGTCCTCGGAGGGAAAAAGACAAATACCGTCTATTCCTTTTTGGTTGACGGTATGTTAGTCGACACTGGGCCACCGCGCATGGAGCCGGACCTTATTCCTTTTTATGAAGCACATGCGATTGATTTTGTCGTCCTGACCCATAGCCATGAAGACCATTCCGGAACAGCGCCGTGGCTTCAGCAAAACCATGGAGTGCCTATTTATGTTCATCCAAAGGGGGTTGATATATGCGCCCAAGACTCACCCTACCCGAAGTATCGTCAGATGACTTGGGGGAAACGGAAAGGGTTTCAGACGACGCCACTTGAAAGTGCGATCCGATCTCAAAACAGGGAATGGAAAGTCATTTACACGCCGGGGCATGCAGATGATCATGTCGCTTTTTTCGATGAAGAAAATAGAACGCTATTTGCTGGGGATTTATTTGTTGCTCCGAAACCGAAGGTCATTATGAGCAGCGAGTCCATCCCGCAGACGATGGATTCCATTCGAACATTGCTCGCTTATGATTTTGAATCGCTATTTTGTTGCCATGCCGGATATGTAGAAAACGGGAAAGAGATGCTAAAGCAAAAACTAGATCACCTTGAGAACCTTTCCCAAGAGGTGAAACACCTACATAAAGAAGGGCTTTCCGTTGAGGAGATTAGAGACAATTTTTATCCGAAAAAGTACCCGATTATAAGCGTCTCCGGGGGAGAATGGGACTCTTTGCACATTGTTTCTTCGATTCTGGAGAATGAATACTAA
- a CDS encoding hotdog fold thioesterase translates to MRTRGKDSLVGELEMEYVELSSNRLIMTMPVGPKTRQPAGILHGGASVALAETAATMATAMNIDPQKFNPVGMEINANHIRSKTDGVVTATATPFHKGRTTMVWDIQLTDENEKLICVSRCTMAVVPKK, encoded by the coding sequence ATGCGAACACGAGGGAAAGATTCCCTTGTTGGAGAACTAGAAATGGAGTATGTGGAACTCAGTTCCAACCGTCTGATTATGACGATGCCCGTAGGACCTAAAACAAGACAACCGGCCGGTATTCTCCACGGCGGGGCATCGGTTGCTTTGGCGGAAACAGCTGCGACGATGGCTACGGCTATGAATATCGATCCGCAAAAATTCAATCCGGTAGGAATGGAAATTAATGCAAACCATATTCGCAGTAAAACCGACGGCGTTGTTACGGCAACCGCTACGCCTTTTCACAAAGGACGCACGACCATGGTTTGGGATATTCAATTGACGGATGAAAATGAAAAGTTAATTTGTGTCTCACGTTGTACGATGGCGGTTGTTCCAAAAAAATAA
- a CDS encoding TetR/AcrR family transcriptional regulator, giving the protein MARSKEYDEDAVLHKAMKLFWHQGYEKTSMQDLVTQMGIHRRSIYDTFGSKHALYMKALKRYVETVEANIKKQLTSMDSAMQGIRRLFEMTIHRKETLPSGCLTVNTAIELAEHDQEAMDMVMDSFSSTENMLYELVLRGQKSGEIPERHDAKKLARFLNNSFVGLRVLAKTRKDTQKMEEIIEMTLIALD; this is encoded by the coding sequence ATGGCTCGAAGCAAAGAGTATGATGAGGATGCTGTCTTGCATAAAGCCATGAAACTTTTTTGGCATCAGGGCTATGAAAAAACATCCATGCAAGATTTGGTCACGCAGATGGGCATCCATCGCCGCAGCATCTACGACACGTTTGGCAGCAAACATGCGTTGTATATGAAAGCATTGAAACGCTACGTGGAGACAGTGGAAGCGAATATCAAGAAACAATTAACATCGATGGATTCAGCCATGCAAGGGATCAGGCGATTATTTGAGATGACGATCCATCGAAAAGAAACATTACCGAGCGGCTGCCTGACGGTCAATACTGCGATTGAGTTGGCCGAACATGACCAAGAAGCAATGGATATGGTAATGGACAGTTTCTCAAGTACAGAAAACATGCTATATGAGCTAGTGTTGCGCGGCCAAAAATCGGGGGAAATACCGGAACGTCATGATGCGAAAAAGTTAGCAAGGTTTCTCAATAACTCGTTTGTGGGGTTACGTGTGTTGGCGAAAACGCGCAAAGACACACAAAAAATGGAAGAGATCATTGAAATGACACTGATTGCCTTGGATTAA